The genome window GGCTCGTTGAGCGCCCGGGCGCTCTCTTCTTCCGACAACGCGCCGACGGAGGGAAAGCTGAACAGCCGTTCGGCATATGATTTGGATTCTCCCGCCAGGCCGGGCAGGATCGGCAGTCCGGCCCCGATCAAGATCAGAGGCAATCGGCGCTGCTGGACCCGATGCATGGCCATGATGAGCGCGCTGAGTTCCTTTTGGCCAAAGTATTGAATTTCATCGATCAACACGGCGATGGCGCTGTTTTTTTCTTCCGCCGCCTCGGCGACGGCGACCAAAAGGTTGGGCAGATCGATTTCCAGATCGCCGCTGTCTGCGGCTCCCTTTTCGGGGTCGATGTCGAGTCCGATGGATACGTCTTGATAAGTCACTTTGATGGCGCCGAGGAAACTCCGCAACACGCGCAGCCCCCGCTTCGCCTTGTTGCCCATGCCGGCAAGCCGGTCCAGTTCAAAGAGGAGACTTCGCAAGTGGGGAGCCAGCAAGGGGCCCAACGGCTTGCCTTCGACGGCTTCCACGGGGATGGTGTGATAGCCTTGAGCTCTGGCCTTGCGCTCAATTTCATTGAGAAGGACGGTTTTTCCGACGCCGCGCAGCCCGGTCAGAAGCATGCTTTTTTCAGGCCGCTTTTCCTGAATCCGACCAAGGAGAATACGTGCCTGATTCAGGATGGGATCTCGGCCGACCAGTTCAGGAGGCGGAGCGCCTGCACCCGGAGAATATGGATTTTTGATTGGGTCCATGCTTGGCTTCTACCAAAACCTACCCATGTCTATCAACATATGAATAGACATCGGTAGATTTTGTTGGACTCCCGTTTCACAACCGTGCCCGTTACCGCGCGGGATAGAGCAGGTACGTCGGGTAGCCCTGGACGGCGAA of Acidobacteriota bacterium contains these proteins:
- a CDS encoding ATP-binding protein, translated to MDPIKNPYSPGAGAPPPELVGRDPILNQARILLGRIQEKRPEKSMLLTGLRGVGKTVLLNEIERKARAQGYHTIPVEAVEGKPLGPLLAPHLRSLLFELDRLAGMGNKAKRGLRVLRSFLGAIKVTYQDVSIGLDIDPEKGAADSGDLEIDLPNLLVAVAEAAEEKNSAIAVLIDEIQYFGQKELSALIMAMHRVQQRRLPLILIGAGLPILPGLAGESKSYAERLFSFPSVGALSEEESARALNEPARAVGVHFASDALREVFRLTKGYPYFLQEWGYQTWNLAPTPSIALSIVQTATPEVVRRLDQNFFRVRFDRLTPSEKNFLRAMAHQGAGNYRSGDIAETLGMTAKSIGPVRAKLIKKGMIYSPAHGEMAFTVPLFDEFMVRAIPEFQPRLM